The following DNA comes from Simkania negevensis Z.
GCAGCTTGCTCTGATCCTAAAAATGTGGCAAGTGCAGCAAACTCTTCAGGTCTGCCCAATCTCCTTGCTGGAATATTGGCAATGAGATCTTTTTCGGGGATTTTGAATTCCTCGAGCCGTTTGGTTTTGGTGTAACCTGGCATGATTGCATTCACAGTGATTTGGTCTGCCGCAACTTCTTGACTGACCGTTTTCATCACCCCAATGAGGCCAGCGCGATAGGCATTTGAAATGGTGAGTTTGGGAATTGGTTCTTTAGAAGAAGTGGAGGTACACATGATGATACGCCCCCACTTGCGTTCTCGCATTTGCGGCAGCACAGCATGGATGGCATCGATGGCACTGCGCCAAAGGCCATGATAACCCGCGTCCCAATCTTCCCCTTTGAGCTCACTAAAAAGTCCTTTGGGTGGCCCTCCTGCATTAGTGACTAGGATGTCAATGCCACCAAGTGCTAGAGGTTTTGAAACGGTTTGAACGAGTTGTTTGCCTGCCTGAGCTTGCAGAAGATCACACATGAAAGCCATTGAGCCGGGAATTTGCTCCGCTGCTTGCTCTGCGCGGTGCATTTCTCGCGATGTGACCCCAACAATGGCCCCTTCTGCAGCAAACGCTTTTGCAATCGCAAACCCAAGTCCTGTGGAAGATCCCATGACAAGGACCCGTTTATTTTCTAATTTGAAATCCATAGTCTGTTACTCACTAAACTTAAAAAGATCTATTAAAGCGAGTGCAACGCCATTTGTCCATGAAAAATTTTTCACGTTAATTAATTAATAGTTAAAATCTTAAGATTTTGACTGGAAAATTTGTACTTTCAGTATAAATTTTCTGGTCAAAAATTTTTAGTTTGAGCTGTAGCTGTCAATGTTGAAACGCATGTTAGTGAGGTTGTTTAGACTCGTTAAGAGACAAAAAACTGTTGAAATAAATGAAAATCAAGCTAGTATTATATGTCATGAAACAAATCGTGTGTAAGTTTTTATGAGAATCTATTCCTTAAATAAATCGAAAAAGATTTTACTAGCAACCTATTATCAGATTCAAAAAGCTAAAAAGATTTATTCTTCAGATAAAGAAAAGATCTTGTTATGCAAGTTAAAATCTTTACAGGAAGAAATTCAAATGGAACGCAAAGCTGCTGCTTCGAAGTTAGCCCAAGAAATTGAGTCATTGAGTCATAAACCGCGAACGTTGTTGCTTATAAGAAACTTTGTGTTATCTCTTTGCATTGCTCTAGCTGTTGCTGGGATTGTCAGACAGATGTGGTTTGAATTGTATGAAATTCCCACAGGTTCCATGAGACCTACCTTCAAAGAAAAAGATCGTCTGATTGTTTCAAAAAGCAAACTAGGTATTAATGTCCCATTTTTAACCAAGCATTTGTATTTCGATTCTGACTTGTGCAAGAGAATGAGCGCAATTGTTTTTACCTCAAAAAATATGGATGTTGCCGATAACAATACGATGTATTTTTATCTATTTCCTGGAAAAAAGCAGTTTATCAAAAGACTTATTGGAAAGCCTGGAGATACTCTATATTTTTATGGTGGCTTAATCTATGGAATCGATAAAAACGGAAATGACATCTCATCAGAGCTTCAGCAAGAAGAATTCGTGTCTATTGATCACATACCATTTATTCGATTTGAGGGAAGATGGAAGCGAAAAGGACCTTCAACAATCACTATGGATCAAATGGGTTTTCCTATTGTCGAATTTACTCCAACAATGTTTAACACTTTTTCTGGAAAGACAATCGATTCTGGTATTTTACATGAAGAAGCAAGAAATGTAGATTTTAGAGATGTGTGGGGAATAAAGAACTACGTGATGGTTCGTTTGCTATCAGTAGATGAAATGCCTAGCAGACTACATCATCAATTGGACAGTGGTTGCCTCTATCTTCAGATTCAACATCCTCCAAACCTAAAACATGCAAGGTCATATTCTGACAAGTCTGGAAAACAATACCCGCTTATTTCTTATGAGATTTCGTATATACCAATTCGTAAAGAACTTCAAGAAAAGCTTTTCCAAAATCTTTATACTGCACGCTTCATTGTTCAAGATGGATATATTTTTCGATATGGAAGTTCTAATCAAAAGCAGCTTAAATTAGAGGGCATCCCTAATGGTACATATGAGTTTTATAATGGGATTGCTTATAAAATAGATTGGACTGGAACAGCGAGAAAGCTTCCCCAATCTCATCCATTATATAAATGCACCATGGAAAAGGTGCAGTTTTTCTTTAACCAGGGGATAGATTTTTTTCCGTATTTTTCCAATCCTAGTAACCAAAACCATTTTCCTTCTAGGTATGCTTATTTTAGAGAAGGAAGCCTATATTTAATGGGCTCTCCAATTTTAGCTTCTGAAGATCCAGCGTTGGTCAACTTTGTTGAAATGGAAAACCAAAAAGCTGCTGTCCATCCTGAATATTATCCATTTGTAGATTACCATCCACCTCTTAAAAATGGGAACTTAGATATAGATGTGATCAAAAAATATGGGCTCAAAGTTCCTGAGGGGCATTACTTAGTTTTAGGAGATAATCATGCAATGAGCGCGGATAGCCGTGATTTTGGTTTTGTTCCTGAAGAAAATATTAAGGGAAATCCTTCATTCATTTTTTGGCCATTTGGTGATCGTTTCGGTTTCCCAAGACAGGTAGTGATTCCTTTTTTCACACTCTCAAATATCATCATATGGGTTCTGGGAATTTTGTTCGTTTCTTTGAGCACAGTGTATTCTAGGAGAAAAAACAAATTCCCAATTGATTTTTCAATTTTTCATTTGGATTAAAAGCTGCTGGTCATATAGATTTGCTTTTCAAATATCAATTTTTTCGCAAGGAGGTATTGCGATGAAGAGTAGATTTATAGCTATATTATTGTTAGTTTTACCAATTTTTGCTTTCGCAGAAGGAGATAATGAGAATTCTGATACTAATGATGAAGAGCGCGAATCATATTATGATTCTCATGGAAATGAAGTAGTCTTTCCTGATGAGTGGCCTGCTGATTTAGAAATACCACCAAGTATCGAGTCCGGAGAAGCTAGACCTGGATTGTGGTGAGTTTTTCATCGACAATTTCTAATAAGAAGGGGGTATACTATTTATCAAAAATATCAATAAGTGCGAGTGCAACGCCATTTGTCCATCCAAAACCTTCTTGAAGCGTGTACTCCCCACGTGCAACCGCGGATGAGCTTTCCAAGACATTATACTTTTCGAGCATTTTACCTGTTGCTGTATAAATATCACGGTTGAGCTGGATCCAACGTTTAGCTCCTTCTTTTGCTAAAAGATCCATTCCATAGTTTTGGAGGCCCTTGATGGTGATCCATTGAAGAGGAGCCCAGCCATTGGGTTTGTCCCATTGGTGGATTCCTTCATAAAGGGTGGTAGTAAATCCTCCTGGGAGGAGAAATTTATCTTCGAGATGTTTGCCGACAGCTTGCGCTTGGTCGAGTGAAGCGAGTCGGCTGAAAAGGGGGGTCGCAGCTGCGAGTGACCAGCTCTTGGTTTGCTTTTGCTTCTTAAAATTATAGTCAAAGTAGAATTGCTCTTCATCATTCCAAAAAATCCGCTGAATGGCTTCTTTCCTGAGCTCAGCAACCGATTGATAGTGCTTGGCTTTAGCTGTATCATTTAAGCGGTTAGCAAAGTCGGCAAGTGTGATTTCTAAATGGTGGAGTAAACAATTGAGGTCGATCGGGACAATATCGAGTGCTTCAACTGTTTGGAAATCTTTTGGGTCGGCAAACCAACGAGAGCTAAAATCCCATCCCGAAGAGCAAACAGCTCGCATGTTCCGAAAGAATTCCTTGGGAGGGTTTTCTTTGGCAAGCTCTATTTCACGCAGATAGGCTTCGGGTCTTGGGGTGTTGAGCTTGTCATAATAACGATTAAGCAAGGTGTTTTCATCAAGGCGCACGACGTGGTGGGAAGCAGTTCCAGGCTCAGAAAGGGCCTCTGCCCCTTCCATCCAAAAGTTATATTCAGTTTCGAGCTGAGGCATAAAGCTGAGGACCCACTCTTCATCGACATGGTCGAGAAGGAGAGTGAGCAGAAAGGAAAAGTAGGGGGGCTGAGTACGTGAAGTGAAGTAGATCCGGTTTCCATTGGGGATAAAGCCAAACTTGTCAATGAGATATGCAAAGTTTTCGACCATGTCTTTGATGGATTCGACTTCTCCTGAAACAGCTAGCCCCAAAGCTGTAAAGTAGCTGTCCCAGTAAAAACATTCTCGGAAACGACCCCCTGGAACAATGTGTGGTTTAGGAAGGGCAATGAGTGTACTATAAGGTGAAGGGGGAGTCATGTCCTTTTGCAAGATGTCCCACATGAGGGAGATATGGTCAGTCATTGAGGATGACTTGGGGATGTCGTGACGCTTTTCTTTCGGAAAGGCAAAATGGCTTGAGACAAATTCGATCAGATCAAAACCAGCTCGGTCTTTTTCTTTAAAATAGTCCTTGAGCACATCTTGTGGATTTTCAAGAGGATAAGCATCGACAAACGTTTTTGCGTCGGCAAAAAGACGTTCTCTTTCAACAGCTTCAAAAAGAGGGCCAGAAACCTGGATATAATTTTCTAAATTCATAATTATTTTTATAAACAAAAATAAATAAAATTCAACATTTTAAAATTAATAAAAATTGATTTTATAATTTAATAATTGACAAACTTCGAATTGGTCGCGATAAGGAAGACAGATAGGGGGACTAATCGAGAAACTCTCCCGACAGAAACACAATTACGTGTAGGTGTAGGCTGAAATGTCGGATCAACAACTTTTTGATCATAAAAAGGTTAATCCCATATCTCACTTCATCCGTCAAAAATTGGTGATCAACCCATACTATTTTGTGTTATTGCTCGCAGGACTTTTTGGGCTGAATTTTTACCATGTTTTTGGCTTCGAAAAGGAATTGAGTTTTTCACCGTTCTTTTTCTTGGCTTATGCAATAGGTCAAAGTTTACTCGAAGTGCTCGTATTAGCCTTTGTGGCTAATCTTATCCGGAAGTATCTCCATAGGTCCCTCTATTACCTTTTCATCAGCTTGTGCTTCATATGCATATTTATGCATTATATCGACTTTCTCCTCGTCCGGTTTATGGATTTTTCGCTGTTTTTCGGAATCGACATCGTTTTAGATGAGACTCTGGATAACTTTATTGAATTGTTGCACTTGACTGGAATCAGTATCAATTCATGGATTTTTGCTGGGATTTCGGTTGTCGTCTTTTTACCAATGGTGGCGATCATATTACACTATTTGACTTCGAAACTTGCTCGCACTAAACCGATTGGGATTTCACATGGGCAAGTACTCAAAGCTCTCTTTTGTATTCCTCTTGGACTTGTAGCGTTAGATCTCACCTTTTCTCCTCTTGTTGATAAAGAGGAGTTCCGATTTTACCAGCGTGTTCTTCCTTGGAAATCGACCTTGATCACCCCCAAAGAGCAGCTCCTAGAATTGACCCGTTCTCTTCGGGTGCACCTTTCAGAGAAAGAAGCCTTAAAAGAGCTGCATTCCGTCCCAATTGCTCTCAAAAAAAAGCCGAACATTTACCTTTTCATTGCTGAGAGTTTACGTGAAGATTTTCTTACAAGTGAGACTGCGCCAAACGTGGTTCAGTTTCGAGAGGAAAATATCCGCTTAGGCCAGACATTATCGAATGCCAACTGTACACAGCTTTCTTGGTATTCGATATTTCATTCACAGTACCCTTTGGGGTGGGCTGGTAAGAAGAATACATGGAAGTCTGGGAGTATCCCACTTCAAACATTGAAAAAATTAGGCTACAAGATCCGACTCTATTCAGCAGCTCAACTTAAATACTATGGCGCAGGAGAGCTCATTTTAGGAAAGAAAAATCACTTGGCTGACACATACCATCTCTACACCCACTATGCGCCTGTCACAGCGGCTGAGACAGATGAACAAGTGATCCAACAGTTAGAGAAAGATCTTCAGGAGAAATGGGCTAAAGAAGGGAATGTCTTTCTGATCTTTTTAGACTCAACTCACTTCAACTACAGCTGGCCAAAGGATTGGCCTTTGAAGTTCACTCCTATCTCAAAAGAAAAAACTGATTTGCGCGTTTCGAACTCCCTACGCGACATTGAACTGATCAAAAACCGGTACCGCAATTCAATTCATTTTGTCGACTCCCTTTTTGGACGTCTTATTACAAGTCTGAAGCAGAAGAAACTCTATGACGACTCGCTTATTGTCTTCACAGGTGATCATGGTGAAGAGTTTTTTGAGGAGGGGCAGCTGTTTCACGCTTCGCATTTAAGTCACATGCAAACAAATGCCCCCATCTACTATAAGTTAGGGGATAATCGCTCTTTTGAAGGTTTGGAGACAGACAAAATCTTATCGTCTCATGTCGACATCTTTCCAACCATTTTAGATACGTTGATCGGCGAAAAGCCCTTTTTCAAGCTTTTTGACGGAGAGTCTCTCTTCAAAAAAGATCGCTTTCCTTTTGTGGTCACTGGAAGACACAATGGAGGACGTAATCCTGCAGAATTTTTCATCCATGATGGAGAGAAAAAAGTCATTGCAAAATTTACCCCTTCAAAGAAAATTCACCAATCTAAAGCCTTGGAGATCATTACTCTTAAAGATCTCAGTGGGAAAACATTAGATATTGGAACACCGCAGCAAACGGAGGCCTATATCCGGGTGCATTATCAAGAGGCTATCAATCGCCTTTTCTCAGCCGAGTAAATAAAGATTTGTCAGAACTCTTGGACGAAATTCGAGAGATTGCTATAGATACATTTTTTTACCAATTCCCAAACAAGGATGAAACATGGCCAAAAAGAAAAAGCAAGCTAAAGCTAAAACCAAAACTAAAGCGAAAGCGAAAAGCGAACTACTTATCAAAAAAAGTCTCGTGCAAGAGTACATCAAGAGCAAAGGAGACTTTAGAGTTTCAAAAGAGAGTTTTGAAGCTCTTTCAGAGCTCGTTATGGACCTCTGTGATGAGGCGATGGATCGGGCTGAAATGAACAGAAGAAAAACTCTTCAAAAACAAGATTTCTAAATTTTTTACCTCCTCCTTTTCCTAGAGAAAAGGAGGACGGTATATTTCCCTATCTCGCTAAACATTTTATTTTACCTTTTAAACTTCGTTTCTAACTATACTCAAACAACTTCGAAAATTGGTTTTGGCGCAACTAAAAATCCAATTTTTGAAGTTGTTTGAGTATATATTTTGAGCTTCTATCGGACTGTGTTGAAAAAATCAGAAGAGAAGTCTTGATAAAAATTTCTTAAAAAAGAGAAGCTCCTTATGGTTTAAGTCACTAAACATAAAGGAGCTTCAGATGCGTAAACGCAATTGGCACAAGTATAATCAAGACTTGGTAAAAAGAGGAAGTATAACTTTTTTCATCGATCCGAATGCGTTAACTGAAAAGCCAGAGGAAAACAAACGAGGTCGACCTCGTTTGTTTTCCCTTCCACTCATCTATCTCCTTCTTGTCTTAAAGATACAATATCGCCTTACCTATAGAACTCTCGAGGGTTTTGCCAAATCAATCCTTCCACATATAGAACCTGATGTTTTTCTTCCGACCTACTCTCTTATCTGCAAAAGAGCTTCCCACATGGAAGCTCTTTTGCCCAAGCTCTCTTCTAGAAGACCTAAAGTGGTGCTGTTAGATACTACAGGGATCAAAGTCTATGGGGAGGGAGAATGGAAAGTGAAAATGCATGAACCTATCCAACTAAATTTTTTATCCAAGTATAAACTACCCCCAATATTACCAATCCATTCCATATCACGAATAAACGCTCCCATCGCATCAATAGCCGACGACAACGTCTTTTTAACCAAGCAAAAGCTCGTTCTACCTTCCAGCGTTGTGGGCTCAATTTGAAGAAATGGGTAACTTCGTTAATTTCTGGCGCCCATCTTCCTTTGATTTTCCGATAGGGAATTAGAGGAAATATTCCCATGTTTAACAAAAACTGACGTAACCAGCCTGCATCATAACCTTTGTCTGCCTCAAGAACAACTACTCGCCCTTTGAGTGACTTTAATGGAAGCTGTGTAAGCAATCTGCTAACTTCCTGTTTTTCATCCCCCTTTGCATCGGTAGTTGTAATGGCTATTGCATTGCCGTTTTTATCGATAAGCAAGTGAAGCAGAACTCCCTTGCCTTTATAACCATAATCAACTTTTTCCCCTCCTCCTGGAGCGGGGGGAAAAAGAACCGTCCACAGCTACTTGAGAAAGATCAACTTTTCCTTCCATTATTGCTATCTGTAATAGCCCACTCATCACCTTATCAAAAACTCCTTCAACACTCCATTGCTTTAACCATTTGTGAGCTGTAGAACGAGGGATAAAAAGAGAGGAATCTGTCGGAAGATCCGCCCAACGACATCCTCTCGTTAAGATAAAGAGTATTGAATTCCAGGTTTTGCGTAGATCACTTCGAGGAGTTCCTCTCTCCAAAGGAAAAGTATGGTCCATAAGACCTTCAATGAGTTGCCATTGTTCATCTGATAAACACTTAAATCCTGCCATGTCATCTCCTAAATTTTTTTAAAAGAATATAGCATTTAACTTTTTAGTTGGATAGATTCATGGAGCCTCAAAGAAGAGAAAGTGGGTTAAATTGCACATCGCTATTGATGAAAACACTCAAGAAATTATCCACTTTGAAATCACAAAAGGGCATGAAGCTGACTGCAAAATAGGCCCGAAAATCATAGAGAAGCTTCCTAAACCCGTTGAGACCGTCATAGCAGATGGAGGATACGACACAAAAAGATGCAGGGAGGCCATCAATCAAATAGGAGCGAAAGACCTCATTCCGCCTAGAAAAAACAGCCTATTATCTCCTTTTATGACAAGAAGGAACAACGCCATACGCGAAATAAAAGGACTGGGAGGAGATCAGCTAGCGCGAGAAATCTGGGGAAAACTGACAAGATACTCAAGAAGGGCATTAGTTGAGACAAGCTTCTCAAGATTAAAGCGACTGTATGGAGAAAGGTTCTTCTCAAAGAAAATAGAAAACCAAAAAATCGAAGGTCATATTAAATGCAAAATGCTGAATCAAATGCTTCTAATAACTTGATGCGATTGATGATGAGGGAGTGGGGAAGTCTACGAAAATTGATTTTTTCAACACAGTCCTTCTATCGTCATGAAAAAATGTGTTGTAAATGAGTTAGAGCATCAAGATAGGTTGTAATAGACATAAACTTCTATTAGGCGTAAAATAATTGCCATTTAAAAAAAAAGGCAGTTAAGAAGGGAATTATGGCTATACATGCAACGAACTATTTGGATCAATGGAAACTAAATCTTTCACAATATCAGCGTGATCCAGAGAGTTATTATTTAACGCAGGATCTTGAGTTAAAGGAGGGCAAGGGACAAGGACTTCCAGATGCCGAAAAAGTTTTCTCTTCTTGGAGAAAGAAAAAAGTCTTTGTATTTCAAGATCATCAAGAGAAAGAAAAGTTTCACGAGATTTGCTCCCAACTTAGCCATATTTACTGTGAAAATCCAACCGCAACGAAAATCTTTCAATGGGTATGCAAGTCGCTACCGATCATCCATAGTAAAGTGCGCTACTTAGAAAGCCTGCAAAAAACCATGACGATGTTTTGCATCGTGAAGGAATCCTACCTGAATTATGCAAGAAAGAGCTTGCTCATGGCAAAAGGATTGGAAATTGGGAGGGAACTGAAAAACCGAAATATCATTATCGCTCATGAAGAAGAAATGGGTATGGCTATGCTTTTTCCCGAAGCCTCTTCTTCAAAAGAGCTAGCTTTTTTAATCGCTTTTATTCAGGAAATCAAAAAGACAAACTCAGCTGCAGATCATAAAGGCAGTCTATTTTTAGCCACAAAAAAAGATCTCTCTAATTGCCGTTCTTTTTTGTTAAAGCATTGCAAAAGCAATGACCCATCTATTAGTGAAATGGCTAAAGTCATTCTCTTACAATATGATCTAGATGAAACGATTGGTAAAATCAAAGAGATGGCTCCACATTTCGAATCGAGTAGAAGAGATTTTTCCAGCATGACAGAATGGGCCACTGATATTGGGGAATATTTTCCCAATTGTACAGAAGTTTTGAACGAACTGGCTCATTTTTACTTCATTCAGGGTGAACATGAAATTGTTCAACGATATAATTCGGCAACGACCCTTTATTTTATATCTATTCAACAAAAATTGAGCGAGGTTGAACAAATACTTAAGCAGCATGAGTCTCTTTATTCATTTTTCTCTTTAGAAATGGGCCGTATGTTAATTTCTAAAAACAGTGATTCATACAGAAATTTTTATTGTGGAAATGCAAGGCTTTTTACTTCTCAAGAATTTTTAAACAAACAGCCTGAACATCTAGATTTGTCATTTTCTTATGAGCGTGGAGATGTTTCAAGTCTTTCTTTGCCAGATAAAAGTGATTTTCTTCCGGATCATTTGAAAAAGCCTGTGAAAAGTAAAAAAAGAAAACAAAAAGAGCAGATTTCAAAATCAAAGAAATCAACACCTAAGAAAAAAATAGATGCCTTATCTCTTCCAACTGAGGAAGTCCAAATCAAGACAATCGAAGTCTCCTGGCGTGAGCAAATTGGACTTACAAAAGCGATACCGCTTATTCAATATGCGACACATGTCACAAGATGGTTTGAGAACCTAGATGCTGTCTTAGAAACAGAAGAGTATGTTTCTCAAGGTGAAAGTGTACGAAAATGGGCACGTTATGCTCATACATTCCCTTTCATTGTCGACCAGTTTGTTGAGACTCCTTATTGCCATCAAGGAATTTACGAAAACCCAAGAACAGAAAGCAAAGATATTCTTTATTCTATTCCTGCAGAAGTGACGACCCCTCAAGGAACGAAACGTGTCTTGTTTCAATATGCAGTCGATCGTAAGACTAAGATATGTTACCATCGCTGTATCCATCGCATTCCTAATGAAGACTTTATTCAATCTTTTCTCGATGAAAAAGTCTGGAATCGCATTGATTATCCAACGATTGCAGAGTCAGTAGAGCTGGAAAATCGTGCTTCAATGAAGCTCGAAGAAAATGGGGTTTTGCTTTCATACGAACCCACCTTTGGGTCTGTTGCATTTGAAGAGGGGCCGTTTAAAATCACATTATTCCGCTTAGAATTTTAGATAGTGTTGCCACTAGTCGACTAAGGATTGATTAACTCGAGACGACATCAATCTAAATGGGCCAGACTTTTTTGCCTTTGATGTAGACCGCTTTGACTTGTTGAGGATGAGGGCGGAAAATAGTTCTCCCAAGACGTTCAAGTGGTTTTTGGTAGGAAGATAAAGAGTTGGGATAAAGAGGATCGCAGATCTGATCTTGAACAATAATAAAGTCAGCATCTTTCCCCCTTTCCAAACTTCCAACTTTGTCTTGTAATCCTAAAGCTTTGGCTCCATTTAAGGTAGCCATTCGAAGGAGATCTTGAAGAGAAAGTTTATTTTCTGACACTTTTTGCTCTTGGAGAATGTGGCTTATCTCACTTGCACTTCGCATAATGTCGAAAAGAGAAAGGTTTGCTCCACCTCCTGAATCTGTCCCTAGTGCAACGATACTTCCCCAGTCTATTAATTTTGTCACAGGTAAAAGACCCATATTCCAAAAAATATTACTATTAGGGCAATGGCAAATGGCAGCGTGCTTTTTGCCGAGTTCTTTCCATTCTGACTCACTCAAGCCTGTTCCGTGAGCAAAAAGGGTACGCGGTGTGAAAAAG
Coding sequences within:
- a CDS encoding SDR family oxidoreductase, which translates into the protein MDFKLENKRVLVMGSSTGLGFAIAKAFAAEGAIVGVTSREMHRAEQAAEQIPGSMAFMCDLLQAQAGKQLVQTVSKPLALGGIDILVTNAGGPPKGLFSELKGEDWDAGYHGLWRSAIDAIHAVLPQMRERKWGRIIMCTSTSSKEPIPKLTISNAYRAGLIGVMKTVSQEVAADQITVNAIMPGYTKTKRLEEFKIPEKDLIANIPARRLGRPEEFAALATFLGSEQAAYINGQTIACDGGLIRGL
- the lepB gene encoding signal peptidase I, producing MERKAAASKLAQEIESLSHKPRTLLLIRNFVLSLCIALAVAGIVRQMWFELYEIPTGSMRPTFKEKDRLIVSKSKLGINVPFLTKHLYFDSDLCKRMSAIVFTSKNMDVADNNTMYFYLFPGKKQFIKRLIGKPGDTLYFYGGLIYGIDKNGNDISSELQQEEFVSIDHIPFIRFEGRWKRKGPSTITMDQMGFPIVEFTPTMFNTFSGKTIDSGILHEEARNVDFRDVWGIKNYVMVRLLSVDEMPSRLHHQLDSGCLYLQIQHPPNLKHARSYSDKSGKQYPLISYEISYIPIRKELQEKLFQNLYTARFIVQDGYIFRYGSSNQKQLKLEGIPNGTYEFYNGIAYKIDWTGTARKLPQSHPLYKCTMEKVQFFFNQGIDFFPYFSNPSNQNHFPSRYAYFREGSLYLMGSPILASEDPALVNFVEMENQKAAVHPEYYPFVDYHPPLKNGNLDIDVIKKYGLKVPEGHYLVLGDNHAMSADSRDFGFVPEENIKGNPSFIFWPFGDRFGFPRQVVIPFFTLSNIIIWVLGILFVSLSTVYSRRKNKFPIDFSIFHLD
- the treF gene encoding alpha,alpha-trehalase TreF → MNLENYIQVSGPLFEAVERERLFADAKTFVDAYPLENPQDVLKDYFKEKDRAGFDLIEFVSSHFAFPKEKRHDIPKSSSMTDHISLMWDILQKDMTPPSPYSTLIALPKPHIVPGGRFRECFYWDSYFTALGLAVSGEVESIKDMVENFAYLIDKFGFIPNGNRIYFTSRTQPPYFSFLLTLLLDHVDEEWVLSFMPQLETEYNFWMEGAEALSEPGTASHHVVRLDENTLLNRYYDKLNTPRPEAYLREIELAKENPPKEFFRNMRAVCSSGWDFSSRWFADPKDFQTVEALDIVPIDLNCLLHHLEITLADFANRLNDTAKAKHYQSVAELRKEAIQRIFWNDEEQFYFDYNFKKQKQTKSWSLAAATPLFSRLASLDQAQAVGKHLEDKFLLPGGFTTTLYEGIHQWDKPNGWAPLQWITIKGLQNYGMDLLAKEGAKRWIQLNRDIYTATGKMLEKYNVLESSSAVARGEYTLQEGFGWTNGVALALIDIFDK
- a CDS encoding sulfatase-like hydrolase/transferase, translating into MSDQQLFDHKKVNPISHFIRQKLVINPYYFVLLLAGLFGLNFYHVFGFEKELSFSPFFFLAYAIGQSLLEVLVLAFVANLIRKYLHRSLYYLFISLCFICIFMHYIDFLLVRFMDFSLFFGIDIVLDETLDNFIELLHLTGISINSWIFAGISVVVFLPMVAIILHYLTSKLARTKPIGISHGQVLKALFCIPLGLVALDLTFSPLVDKEEFRFYQRVLPWKSTLITPKEQLLELTRSLRVHLSEKEALKELHSVPIALKKKPNIYLFIAESLREDFLTSETAPNVVQFREENIRLGQTLSNANCTQLSWYSIFHSQYPLGWAGKKNTWKSGSIPLQTLKKLGYKIRLYSAAQLKYYGAGELILGKKNHLADTYHLYTHYAPVTAAETDEQVIQQLEKDLQEKWAKEGNVFLIFLDSTHFNYSWPKDWPLKFTPISKEKTDLRVSNSLRDIELIKNRYRNSIHFVDSLFGRLITSLKQKKLYDDSLIVFTGDHGEEFFEEGQLFHASHLSHMQTNAPIYYKLGDNRSFEGLETDKILSSHVDIFPTILDTLIGEKPFFKLFDGESLFKKDRFPFVVTGRHNGGRNPAEFFIHDGEKKVIAKFTPSKKIHQSKALEIITLKDLSGKTLDIGTPQQTEAYIRVHYQEAINRLFSAE
- a CDS encoding transposase — its product is MWTVLFPPAPGGGEKVDYGYKGKGVLLHLLIDKNGNAIAITTTDAKGDEKQEVSRLLTQLPLKSLKGRVVVLEADKGYDAGWLRQFLLNMGIFPLIPYRKIKGRWAPEINEVTHFFKLSPQRWKVERAFAWLKRRCRRLLMRWERLFVIWNGLVILGVVYTWIKNLVG
- a CDS encoding transposase, which encodes MAGFKCLSDEQWQLIEGLMDHTFPLERGTPRSDLRKTWNSILFILTRGCRWADLPTDSSLFIPRSTAHKWLKQWSVEGVFDKVMSGLLQIAIMEGKVDLSQVAVDGSFSPRSRRRGKS
- a CDS encoding IS5 family transposase; the protein is MHGASKKRKWVKLHIAIDENTQEIIHFEITKGHEADCKIGPKIIEKLPKPVETVIADGGYDTKRCREAINQIGAKDLIPPRKNSLLSPFMTRRNNAIREIKGLGGDQLAREIWGKLTRYSRRALVETSFSRLKRLYGERFFSKKIENQKIEGHIKCKMLNQMLLIT